The Pogona vitticeps strain Pit_001003342236 chromosome 10, PviZW2.1, whole genome shotgun sequence nucleotide sequence ACGGATGTCGTCACATCTTCCCGGAGCAGGCGAGCGTCCTCAAAAGGAACGAATGCATTTCAGATATTTTCAGAAGACTCCCGACGTGCCGACTTAACTTTAAAACAGAACATGAAAGGCCTGCTCCTTCCCAGAATATTGATGAATGCATGCACCCTTAACACAAAGGCGTGCGTGGCTTCTGCTTATTTCATCAGGTGGACTCACCTGAGAGTTTCTCCTTTTAAAAGAggggtccttttaaaaatttgaagTAATATTTTGGTGAATTCCCTCACCCCCTTCAATAGAATTAAGTGTGTGTGTTCTTTAATAATACAGTAACACAATTCCAGGCGAGGGGGAGACCCTGTCTTGGAGCCGAAGAACCACAGAAGGGTCGGCAAGATCAAAGTGTTGGGATTTTTCAATTAAGAACCACCCTAACCTTTGACCACCCACACTTTCCGGCTTTCCCCTGGGCTGAGTGCAAATCCTCACAATGAACTTTTTCACAGGAGGTGGttatctgtgtgtgcatgtctttCTAAATGCACATAGGAACATAATGCATTGTTTCTATGTGCATTTAGAGAATTAACCCATAAAAATCGTAAAAGATCAATACCTTTTACATCTGCCTTTGCAGCAGATTTAAAATTACTTCTCCCTTTTCTGGTGCTTGTTCTCATCCAGCAGCCTCTGGCCCCGGCTGGACGGGCTCTGTGCTCTCTCCATTTGGGCGCCTTGCAAAGCAACCGCCTGGCTTGGCCCTGTGCTCGGTGGCCCTCTTCCTTTCCGGCATTGAGAGGCTGAACTGTCCGTAAGAACGGCAGCCCAACCCACATTCATCTTGCATCAAATTATTATTCTCAATTGTCTTAATTATAAGGTAGATTGCTTTAAAGACTTGCCTTCTCCCTCTGCGCTCTGCAATCTGAACTTTAATGAGGGCCAGCACTTGTCACAAGAAGTTACCTTTTCTGTTCCCTTGACTGCAAAGAAACACAGGTTGACTGTCTACCAGTTAATCACCCAGTTCCAAAAAAATTCCCTGGAGGATGAAATACTTGGCTCCCGACACTGTTTTGTGCATGCCATGGAGCTCCACCTTCAAGACATGACAGCACCTGCCTGCAGCATTCCTCCTGTCCTTCGCCCACCCAGGTATCATCTGGATATTTTGGGCTAGACTCATAATatggaatcctagaatcatgaagttggaaggggacctcttaaggccatcgagtccaaccccctgctcaaggcaggaatactcTTTGTTATCTGCACCACTTGGTCCTCTTGGCCGGGTCTGAGGTGACGGTCCAGAAGACCTGGAGGTGGAGAGGAGGGGATGCCCGGAGCTACTGAGCCTTGGTGACTGGGAGGTGGTTCACTCCATCTTTCTCATCCCTCGTTCATTCTTCTTCGGCTACCTGGTTCCTCTCTTGTTGTGGGACCACCTCCATCAGTTCTTGTTTCCTCCTGCACTCTCCCTGTCCCTCAACCATATTTCTTGCTCTCCCTGGAAGATGGGGTCCTCATGATTTTTATCCCTGCCTGATCGGCCTGCCTGCAGGAGCAAGCTGCCCGCTGTGTGCATGAATGAGTTCGCCCATTCACTCAGTGGTGTCAGAAGCCCCAGAAGTCTGGGCTGTTTCTTGCCGCTCCCCATGGCTGCTGCATGCGCCTACACATTGCACGCTCACACAGCCTTGTGGTGTGTTCTCTGAACAGTCTTTTTGGAACAGCCTGCAGATGCCACCTGCTGGAAAGGGCCGTCAACTACCAGATTACGggggtgcctcgacttaagaaagTCCCAACACACAACAATCTTGAGTTGCGagcagctccggccgcaaaaaaaacaaagatgggaaattcaaattgctaaccattggtggcaaaaggctgcttttttgtagctcttccGCCCTAGCGGTTAAGAGTGTGTGCGATCGGAGGCTTTGGACtacctggtaaggtgctgctttctactttttaaatactgttctgggtgggttttgcagcgtggtttcgggctgggtggtgggattatgtttctatgctgtgatgggtcttttgCAGGGTCTGTtttttggtggttgttttttttccccccatttctgatggatcttgcagggtttgatttttgctttgcttttcttgcatttccgaagggtcttgcatgactttttttcttccttcggccagaactgattaattgcgtttccaatggatcttgcggtgttttttgttgtttgtttttggtgattttcttcttcggccggaatggattaattgcatttcactgAGAAATGGTCCTTCGACtaacaaccatttcgagttatgaccggatttccggaaccaattaagttcgtaagttgaggcaccactgtatttgcaagtTCGTTGCTTTATTCCACCAATCACATCGCCACCACCCCCCCAAAACGGATACTTTAGCCTTCCTCTTGATGGCGTTATTTCCCCACCAAACCTTCCCTGACTTCCCATCAGGAGATCGGAGCTGATAACAGCTGTCTTCAACTGTAAGCAGTGTCCGTATTGTGCTGCATCCCAGCCAGACTCCCAGGTTTCTCCTTGAGCTATTTTTCCCACTTATTTTGACCTCGAGTGATCCGCTGAAGCCAATCTGCCTCCTCGGTTTCTCACCATGTGACCAAAGTATTTGAAGTTCCCCCATTTAGTGTTTTCCCCACCCAGGACATTCTTCACCTCCTGCAAAACTGTGTGTGTTAACCCCATCTGTCAGACACAGGGTGCATAAAGAGCACCATGCCAGGGGGCATGAAGGGTTGGAGCTGAATTACCGATGCCCAGCCCCAAAGGGAAACACCCTCACACATAGGAGGGGCACCAGGGCTATCAGGAGTATAAACATTTTTTGGAAGGGAACAGAGAAAGTACACGGAGAAGGGATCACGAAGCATCTGGAGAACATTCCATGTCTACAAGAGGCTAAATCATTATTAGGAATGTGTGGGAAATCGGGTTGGTGGGGTGGAAGAGGGGCCGGGACTCCTGCATTTGGAAGCACCCCACATACCTCGTTTGCTGGTCATAAAATGTTGTATGATGCTGATGATCCGTCAGCACTAACGAAGCCAGCCAGTGATTGGCTGGGCACACATTTAAACCTCTGATGCATTTCATTGGTATTTCATTTTCCGTATTTTAGTTCTACATGTAGATATAGacatcacctataaagccctaaaccatttaggacccccaccaccaccccgataCCTGCTGGAATCTTTCCTGCAAAACACCTCCCTAGCCAACACATTATTGTTGAAAACGGCAACTCCTTAAGGAGGTTAAGAAAGCTGCTAAATAGGCATTCTCTATTGCGGTCTTGTGTCTTTGGAGGAAACGGGCAGTCGAGGTTTTCCAGGGCCCCTCCCTCCCCGTTTTTAAGAAGCTACTTGAAGCAGAATTGTTGAAAGCTGCCTCATATGAATGTGTGCTATGGGATGTCCAAGGTGATTTAAATGGGTTTACTGACGTCAGATTTGGCAAGTTATGTGGCTTTAgttatcatttattatttgtcaATGTTTATAGTTAGTATGGTATGATCGTTAACTTCCATGTCTTGGTGACGGTGGTtcgtttttgggggggggggaggacaaaatAGCTGGCGTCCCCTTTAGATGAGCAGCACCAGGACTCCTGGtctatttcaaaacaaaaactagcATAGGGTTTATACATGGTGAAGAACATGACTGTACCTGTTAAAAGAAGGAACTTGGGGGAAGAGGCACCTTGCTCCAGAGTAGACCCATAGTCCCAAACCACTCTAGAACGAGAGGCTCCACCCACAATGCTTAAACGTAGTGTTCATGACCCAGAAAGGGACATCCTTTCCTTGAACCGACCGTTGCTTCTCTTTTCTGCAGAATTAAAGGTTTTCAGCTGTCGCAGAAGACTTAGTAGAACTACCTGGTGCATGAACTAAGCCAAATTCACACCTCAGAGTAAGACCACATAAACACGCTTTTTGGATGTGTTAATTCTGGTATAATCTTGTACAAGTAAGGCCGGGGGTTCTCAACGTTGCACTGGATTCACAAGAAACTGAGTGTGGAAAATAGGGTTTTAAACTACCCACAGTGCAGCTTTCATCGGGTGTTACACAAGGAGTAGCGAAGTGAGGGAGGGACACAGTACCCAACATCTTAACAATTCAGCTGCCACAAACAGCCACTAAACGACAACATTTTCGAGTCTCACAAGATAAAAAAACTTCATCTGTGACACTGCTTGAGATGCAACAAAGCTAACCGTCAACAACAAAGAGGCCAAAACCAGTGAAAAAAGTGCTATTTTGGCAGAATTTGGCTAAAAGCAGCAACTACAACATCGATCTCGGTGTTCGGTGGCTGGATTGCGTCCTCCGGTGGCGCCCGGATCAGGCCCGGTGCTTCTTGATGAAGTTGATCAACCCGTTGGTTGAGGAGTCGTGCGAGGTCACGGGGTCGTCGGACGCCAGCTCCGGCTCGATCTTCTTCGCCAGCTGCTTGCCAAGCTCCACGCTGGGTTGGACCCAAGGGCCCAGGGAAGGTGGCGGTTGAGGCAGGGGGGAAGAACGGGCAAAACACAGGGAGGCTCAGACATGCCCCACACTTCCAGCCCCTCGTTCCCCCAGATTGCTTAGGAGAGGGGACGTTGGACTCTTCAAAACCACCTTTTAGAAGGTCGAAGTCCTGCTAGAtcccccaaaaccagcaaaagggTTCCTGGAATTTCTACTACTGGGTTTTGTCAGGCGGTCCCTGCACCCTTTTTTTTAGACCAGACACAATGCTtccaaaagagaaaatggcaccttcttttgtctccccccccccatcccacctcccATTTTTTAAGGCCCATCACAAGAGGAAACGCCACGTCTGCCTCTGCTCCGAAGGAAGGCTACATCAAAACAGCACAACTGGCCTACCAAGGAAGCTTCCCCCACCTCGGTCATAACGCTCCCCACGGCTCTGGACTGCTGCAAACAATTCCAAGGGCTCAGGAGCACCCCAGTCTTGCTGAATGAAAGGTTTCCCCAGAATATTCACTTCAGGGGTCATTaccagggaggtgggggggggcaggagatggGGGTCACCCTCTCCTATCACGACTGGTATGAGAAGTTGGGTGGCAGCCCAAGGGTATGTATTTATTTGCATGTGCTTTGCTACCCAGATTCAAGGAGCGATTTCTCCTGAGCCAGTCCAGCTTACTCTCCTTTTGACTTGAGAGGAGGGCTGTGTGTAAGGGAGGagtcctgccaccaccaccaccaccccccccccccagaaaagagGGATTCTTGTGTCCAGGACCCTCCTGGCAGCCTCATGAGCAGCTAATTCCAGCTAAAAGGGCCGGGCAAGGCAGGGCCCCCACCGGGCCACTGAGACGCAGCCGGACAGGCAGATCCCTTCCCGGCAGGGGATAAAGACGCCGACAGGATTGCAACCCGTCAAGAAAAAAGGGAGCGAGAGCATCTCTGCTGAGGAGCGACTTACTTACCCCCACTGGTCATAGCTGTTAATATCCCACACGACTCCTTGGACAAAGATCTTGTGTTCGTACATGGCTGGAAAGAGGTTTATTAAACGAAAGAGAAAGCATTAGGACGGCGTTATGAAACAAGGTGGGGCCAACGAGCAGACATTAACGGGGAGGCAGACACTTACCAATTAAGGCTCCTAGAATGAACGGGTTAAGTTTAGTAAACACGATGGAGTTGGTCGGGCGGTTCCCTTCAAAGACCTttcaagaaaagagaaggaaagagatccATTTTGGATCGTCGGACAGAAACCCTGCACgcttccctccaccaccaccccacaagCTGGAAACACCCAGGGGGGGGGTGCATGTGCAGTAGGGTGGGAATCCCAGGGTGTTTGCAAGATGGCCTTGCGATGATGCCCCAGGGGTACCTTGTGAGGAAGGAGCTTCTCCAGAGCCTCTCCGCTCATCCCAGCCGCCTGCAGCTCTTTGCGTGCCTCGTCGGAGGTTTTCCCTTTCATCAAAGCCTCCGTCTGAGCCAGGAAGTTGGCCAGCAGGATCTAGAAAAAGGAGGATGAGACGGAAGGAAGGTGAGGCCTGGCGCGTCTGTTTCAGGATCAACTTGCTTGAGGCAAGCAAATGCCATCCATCCGCGGAGTCTGCCGAGAGCCAAAGCTGAAGGCCAGCCACCCAGTCCTTCTGCTTGCCACCACCTCCCTTTAAAACCCGAAGGAAAAGATCTACACCCCTGAATCGCCGCTGGGGCACGGAGGACGCTGCAGCTGAAACATCTTGTGGAGAACTCAGCCCCCCCAAAAGTAGCAGAAACAGTGAAAGAGGCTcggctgggaagcaccgaaccACCGTTCGCCCAAAGGGCAAACTGGAgctccatgcccatctctaggtctGCACCTATTTTAATTCAATGGCTTTAATGTTTTAAGCTGGTTAATTTTAAATGGTTCCAAACCACCttctgcttttaaattgttttatatggcTCCGTAACCCCTTGTGAGGTCCTGTGATACAGGGTAgggtataaatgttttaaataaatcatcTCAATTTAGCAAGTGCTAAAACTACAGTTCTTTAACATGTAAGGAGGAGCTTTTTCGCCCCACAGCTGTGTGCGTGCACGTACATTGAGAGGAGCACCTCCCATAACAAGACAGCAACAGGATCTACCATGTGCAGTGAACCGCTGATCACCTTCCACTTAACCGTGATCAACTGATAAGGATGGACTGGCGTCTTCAAACCATGTTATGAACGGTCTCTTGTGTCCCTCTTCCAGGTTCCATTCTAGGTCACATTCTTGCAGACCCATCGTGTTCAAAACTTCAAACATTTGCTCTCAGTCATCTCAGCCGTTATTTGTACAACTTTGAAAATGACAGGAAGTTGAAATAACCACCTTGCTGAAAGGAACCCAAGGATTTGCACACTGCTAGCATATTCTGGGTTGGGTAAGAGTAAGGAAGAAGAATTTCCTCCAGGTCTTTTTATTTTACCTTGTGATGCAGGCCATTTCTGATGGGATGCTGGGTCTGGACTGGAATAAGGAAGTCACAAGGGATCATGCGAGTCCCTGCACAGAGACACACAAGCGAGAGAAATGCTGTAATAAATTGATGTGCCGTAAGAATGTCCAGCCCTCCTTGGCTCCaactcagaacttggaaataacagGCTAACATGAAAACTGTTATTTTTTTCCATCAAGTAAGAAAACAAATCAACCAAGGCATCtggaaatcaacattttaaaagcagcttttaaCATTATCGTCCCAAACTCTGCTCCCGTTACCCAATCCTAAAATCTGCTTTCCTGGCTGACGCTGATCCAAGGAAGAGTCTTCGAAAGCATCTGGAAAAAGCCCCAGCCGCAGCCTCCCCATTGCTCCTCTTTTACAGAGCCCTTTCGGAAAGCGGCCAGCCTCTCTGTGCAAAAATTCTGCCCTGTGGATTCCAGCTTTAATTTTTAACCCACCCAAAGCCTTGGCCGCTCTAAGGCTCAATCAGACACCTCTCACCCCTCCGTGGCCCAAAATGCAGCACCCGGGTCTCTGCCAGGCTCAGCCAAGGGCggatctcttcccctcccccaagtaCCTTGATGGATCAGCTGATAGAAGGCATGCTGCCCGTTGGTTCCTGGCTCGCCCCAGACGATCGGGCCGGTCTTGTAGTCCACGCGAGTGCCTTTCTTGGTGACGTACTTTCCATTGGATTCCATGTCTCCCTAAGCAATCAACAGACTTGACGTTGGCCTCCGATACTCCCGAGTGGATAGAACTGAACCCACCATGGCAGCATTTGGACCACcacttgttaaaaataataagCTACCTTTAATTAAGCCCTCTTTGGAGGGACCTGGGCAGAAACAAGTTCCATTGCAATTGTAAACTCGCAAGAGCTAACTCTTCTATTTTTTCTTGCAACGTATTCAATCACTGCTTTTACTTAGAATGGCACGGCTGAAAGGGGGCCctctggatcatctagtccagcccctgtcaaagaggcacatagtggggggggggggaatccaactcccaacttctggctccgcagccagagacctcgacCACTGGGCAACCCAGCCAGCTACAGGACAGGGTAATAAACATTCAACGGAATTATTAAATACTTTTATAGTTACATAGATGGAGTAAACGCTCATGACGATGGTGCGTTTTTGACTCCACTGCACTAAGCTTATagcatgtttgtgtgtgaatgCTCAGAGAGACTATTTTAGCAGCTTTTgggaaagcaagaaaaataagagttccatctttttttaaaaaaggtatattGGCAACACACTGATTCTGGGGAGAGGCTGAATCTGTAACCGTTATTTTTCATAGTCTTGGCAAGACTACACTGAAAATGTGTTAGAAGGACATGGGGAAAGCTACACTCCCCCCGCCCCCGCTCGCTGTGCCATCAGGAGGGGCGCCAGGTGGCTATCCTGGGCTGCTGCCGTGGCCAGGGTGGTCCACGAAGCCTACCACGCCTCTTCTGGGCAGAGGGGGAAGCAGAGCTCCACCTCCTTCTGCCCCGTATCAGAGCCCTCCCCTTCCATCCCAGAGGTGCGCCTGATTCTCACCCGCCACCTTGGGCACGCCAAGGGACCTTACCTGCTGGAAGTAAGCAGCAAAGCGATGCATGTACTGGTCGTAGGGCAGGAGCGCTTGGGTCTCTGTCCCGTAGCAGTTGATATACCAGACGCCCAGCATGGCCAGCAGAACAGGCACATTCTTCTCCAAGGGAGCGGTGCGGAAGTGATTGTCCTGTCGCGCCGAGGGCATCAAAGCAAGAGCACGTTAGCAAAGCAAagctggagcccccccccccgggccagcCAAGGAAATCTAAGCAAAGCTCTACACTCCCCGGGGAAAGAAAGGCCATGAGCATCAAGCTCTGGGAAGCTCGGATTTAGCTTAACCACACCGGGTGGAGTTACGACTTGAGAGCTACAGGCTGGACGGCAAAGGGCATGGATGCTGGGTGGCAACTTTGGCCGCCCAAGAAGTGCCGGTTTCACCAAAGGCCCTCCAAGCTTCTGGCTGGAGAACGGGAGGAAAGCCAAGCCGATCTTCAGTGCCAGCCAGAAACACCCCCCCAAGGGAAGGGCCAACTTTTgatgtcttttttttggggggggggcagttctgCCACTTAATGGAAGAACAGAAATGTCTAGTTAAAACAGCTCCAGTTCAGTCCCTCTTGTGGCACAATTCAGAGCAACCTCTGAAGTCCTTCCACCACGTCCATCCAGGCCAGCTGTCTAGGAAGTCCCTTTTAAGGGTAACGTGTTgcgttttctttttattttgctgtttttcatgTTGATGACAACTTAATTTTACGTTATTTAACATTACACATATACGTGTATTGTGTCTGCAAGCTGGATCTGTTTTTGATTCATGTTCTGAGTCACAACTGGGTCCCGCACTggaatcattcattcattcacccacTTGTTTGTATACAGATTGATTAACAGAATATCCAGGTTACTCACCATCCAGTGTGCCCCAGCCAGAAGCTTCTCAAAGTTATCAAAACCTAAACAGGAATTAACAGAAACAGAGAACATTTCAAAGTCTCCAAAGCAACGGTCAGGCCTCTGCAAAAGAACgagatgaaatatttaaggaccCACAAaggtgttcctttttttttttgctctcttttGTCTGACACGCTTGCACAGACTCCCAAGCCTACTTCTCTGGCAGAAAGGGGATCAGGAAAGAAGAACGGAATTCTGCATCAGGccacttgttttgtttgttaaattGCCTTTCCAAGAaagtcccctttttaaaaaaaggcagagaaagactTAGCAAGCTGAGACGTAAACCTAAAACCACTTTCCACGGGCACTATTAGGAGGGGCACTCCTTATGGGGAGGCTTCTGGATACGTACCGATATGGAGGGCGATGGAGAGGCCAATGGCCGACCACAAGGAGTAACGGCCGCCAACCCACTGCAAGGAAAGAACAGGGAGGAGGGTTACTCAGCGAGCAGCTGAGAGGGGCACCTTCGCTGGTTTCATTGGTTCTCCCAGGGAAGAAGgtaaaaatgcaaatgtttccTCCCTGCTGGAAAAAGACTAGGGTGGTTTCTGTGTTCGATGGGAAAGGACGATGGTTGTCTCACTCTTCCATTGACTTAGGACATCTTGcaaaaggtgattttttttttctctgcccatGTCCTCCTGTGTCAAGACACCCCTTTCTTGTTAAGGATTTGCAAATGTACTCACAGCATCCTTCGGCAGCAGGAATTAAAAGAGGAGAGCCGAGAACAGCCACCTCAAAGCAAAACAGCCTGGGCCCTCCATTCCTCATATGCAAAGGAAACAGGACTCGGCCACAGACCTCCATGCACGCTTACGTGTGAACTCAAGGAAAGGTGTCTCCAATCCTGtttgtttttcactttaaaaaatgaaaatgtagggaGGGAAGAAGGACCAGACAGGGTACCCGATCCCAACACACCGCCTACAGTTACCATCCTCCTGTCAGAAGCTTCGAAACCTCCCCAAAGGGGAAGGTTCTGAAAGCAGGCTCCGCGTGACTCAAAGATCAAAGGTCAAGTGCCACCCATCGCTTGCCCCCCCCACTGGCCAACACCTGACCTTTACTGACCGCAGCTATGCCCCCCTGCCAAATGCCATCGCTTAGAATAGCGTGGAGGCCACCAGCAACCACCTCAGCGATGGGTCTCCTGTTACGTGGCAGCTGTTGAGGTCGAAATGGGCTGGGGAGGGTTCTCGTCAGGCCTGACCTTTGACGGGCCCTGCGGAAAAGCGGCCCACCAGCAACACCTCCCGGGTGGGCTCGGCCAGGTGGGGGAAGAGCCTCCCTTGGCACTGAGAAAATGCCTCGAGGAGAGAGCAAGGGGGAAATGTGAAACCGGCGGGGACGGAGGCCGAGTGCTGGCCTTAGGTTAAGTGTGGTCTTACTTACGTCCCAAAACTCAAACATGTTCTGAGTGTCAATTCCAAAGTCTTTCACTTTAGGCtggggagaaaagaggaagaggaggaaaatcaGAGTCAGTGCATCATCCCCTTGCCGCTAAAGTTGCAAGGTAAGAATTGTAACCAGACTCCTCGAAAAACTGTTAAGTTGGCAAAGTTACGGAGAAGCCCGAACAAGGCACCTGGAAAAAGCCCAGAGGCTCCGCGGGGGAGCGCGCGTTGCTCCCTCGCGTTGGGAGCCTTCGGATCCACCTCTTCCACTTGGCCAACAAGAGAGGAAAAGGCCTGCCTGGAACCTTCTGCCGCGCTCTCACCTCAACCCACAGTCAGCCAAAAGGCAGCTTTCCCACCAAAGTTTTGCCAGTTCTTGGTAGAAAGGCCTAGCCTGATGCGCGCCTGTTGTTTACATCTGATCTGGACAACGAGGAAAGCCTTCTGCTCAGGTCTGCCCCTGAAAACCACCAGAACTACTGATTGGTGCAAAAGGATGTCTCTTACTCTTAAGTCTTGATCAGGAGAACGAGGCTGGTGCCCGAGTACAATTCCAGCAATTTGTTCCTCTTCCCGAAGGCTCTGATCCGCTACCCAAAGGCCTCCCCTTTCTTCtcctagatacagtggtgcctcgctagacgattgctcCGCATAACGATGAATTTGCTTTACGGTGAggttttcggagcaatcttgcgcttCATATAACAATGTTTcatatgggcaattttcgctttacgatgttagggaccttgcctcgcaagacggttaaattttaggtccctgtttttcgctttacggtgtttttgacagcttggtcttgcttcactaGATGGATCTTTTAATGGTCGCTGTTTCGTTagatggctgtcttcgcttgggaaatgtgtttcgcttaatgatgtttcctatggcgattttcactttacgatgacaatccattcccactggaacagattatcaggttttcaatgcatttcaatgggaaaacgtgtttcgcaagaggATGTtgtcgcttaacagcgattttcgcggaacgaattaagatcgtcctgcgaggcaccactgtatgtatctgtcctctgaagaccaGCCGGTCTGTGCAGGCGCCCTTGGTGGCCATGCACTTTTCAGCACTTTTGAGTCTTTCACCAGCAACCGAACACAGGCCAAAACCCAATGGCGTTGTTACACCGATAGCTGTAGCTGGAGAACGGCTACAGCTTAAGACGTtagccccaccaccacctgctTTCCTGCCCTGGAGCACCTTCCCACCTTGGTAATTCTGCACGCAGTCTTAGGGAAGACCCAGCGCCTGCTGCGGTGACCCTCTCCCTGCACAGTCGCAGATGGTGTCCTGTTTTGGCTACACAGGTGGGCGCAGACTGCAGGGGAGAATCTGACCCACCCCATCATGCAGTGGCTCTCTGGTGTGGGCCTGTCGTTACTCCTGAGCTTGAATGAGACATACGCATGTGCGCGCCCCCTAGTATACTCACCCCATTGGTAGAAAGAGCAGCAAAGTGCTTGGCCACAGCAGAAGGCTAAGAAGAGAAACGGAAAGGAAAGAGTCCGTTAGAGAAGGGCACGCACGCCTCACCGAACAGGGCCGTATGTCACTCTGAAATCTCCCCCACACGGTGTCACTAGTTTTAACCTTCCCTACGTTTCCTTCCAAGATACAGAGGTACTTCTAGAACTTTTTATCTATTTCATTTTAACTACTTTATCTCTAAGCTGCTGGAAGCCTTGGGTTCTGTTGCAACCTCGAGGTTTATTTCAAACCCAAGGGCTGCAGCAACAGAAAAAGCGGCTGTTGTGCTTTGGAAGGGCAGAAGAAGCAGGCTGGACGAGGAACAAAATCCTTCCCCTCGATGCCTTCCCCGTTTGGAAACAAAGGGGAGAGTGGCTAAGGGTGCCTGACTTcaagccacccccacccccacccccaccgataTAAAGACGCAGGGATCAGCCTTAGGGCACAGCAAGTGGCTTGTTTTGCTCCCGGGAAGGCCACCATCCCCTCCTCTTGGTCAGCATCCTGGCGCCACCCACCTCTCCTAGAACATGCATCAGTCCATGACAGCCCAATTCAACCTTGCTCTGTCCTTTGATCAGGACTAAAATAATActctcagaattgcagagctggaagggaccccttaAGGATCGTGAACTCCAGCCCCTGCCTAAGAGGCCCAGTGCAGGAATTGAattcaacccctgagctatccagaagttcaaaCACAGAAGAACTGGAGGCAAGCAGACCAGCGCGGGTTCCTGGGAAAAGCAGGGTCTCACTCAAGGAAACGTACTATTCATAGTCCTGACATCTATCTTGGAAAGGCCAGCTCCGTCTCAAGTATAGCCTGGTTTCAAAGTGCAATGGAGGTGCCAAATTTCAAAGTGGCAACGGGCTAGCCTCTTTTTAATCTCATGTTTCTTTGCAGCCGACTGGGCTTCTCTCCATTCTGAGGCACAGGCCCACCAAAACGCGGGGGCCCTTAGCCGAGCCACGTTTTGCAACTCTGGAGCTGttcttcagccccccccccaagaaaaataAACCTTCCTTCCTCTGCACCATGTGCACCAACATTAACCTCAGAGGCCAAATTCATGATTCCAGGCTGGTCTGCAAACCATCTTTATGGAGAGATGACTGGAGAGCAGTGATGCTCAAGAAATGGCAGGGGATGAAACAGACCATTTTGGCTGCTACACAAATAATCACCCAGGACACATGCCGGTTTTCAAAGCACGGAGAGGCCTACTTAC carries:
- the GPI gene encoding glucose-6-phosphate isomerase produces the protein MALSGDPAFQKLSQWHQAHAAQLVLRNLFQADPERFHKFSVTLNSEHGDILVDYSKNLITEEVMKLLIEVAKSRGVEKAREQMFTGEKINFTENRAVLHIALRNRSNSPIKVDGKDVVPEVNKVLDKMKNFCQKVRSGDWKGYTGKAITDVVNVGIGGSDLGPLMVTEALKPYSKGGPRVWFVSNIDGTHIAKTLAELNPETTLFIIASKTFTTQETITNAETAKEWFLNAAKDPSAVAKHFAALSTNGPKVKDFGIDTQNMFEFWDWVGGRYSLWSAIGLSIALHIGFDNFEKLLAGAHWMDNHFRTAPLEKNVPVLLAMLGVWYINCYGTETQALLPYDQYMHRFAAYFQQGDMESNGKYVTKKGTRVDYKTGPIVWGEPGTNGQHAFYQLIHQGTRMIPCDFLIPVQTQHPIRNGLHHKILLANFLAQTEALMKGKTSDEARKELQAAGMSGEALEKLLPHKVFEGNRPTNSIVFTKLNPFILGALIAMYEHKIFVQGVVWDINSYDQWGVELGKQLAKKIEPELASDDPVTSHDSSTNGLINFIKKHRA